A stretch of DNA from Negativicutes bacterium:
ACCTGACCACCGCCTTGCCGGATGTTGACTTAGCGGTGATCAATGGCAATTATGCGGTGGAGGCGAAGATCACCGAAACGCTGCTTGCCTGCGAAGACAAAGACTCGCAAGCTGCCGCAACCTATGCCAATGTGCTGGTTGTCAAGGCCGGCAATGAAAAGAAACCGGAATTGCTGGCTTTCGCAGCAGCGCTGACCAGCGATACCGTCAAGAGTTTTATTGAAAAGACATACCACAACACCGTGATTGCCGTTTTTGAATAGCAGAAAGGGCTGTAGCAAAACCGTCCAAAAAATGATACTGGAGCAGCAAAAAGCTGCAGCAATTTTTCGTTTTGCTACAGCCCCTTTGGATTTGTTACTTGTTAGTTGCCTGTTGCCAGGTATTCTTCCAGACAGAGTCCCTCTGCTGCGATTACTGCGGCGGCTTCTGTTCCCACATAACGATAATGCCAGGGTTCATAGCCGATTTTGGTGATATCCTGCTTATCTTCGGGATAACGCAGAATGAAACCATACGTACTGGCATGCGCAGCCAGCCAGGCAAACGCGGGATCCGTTTCAAAATCAGCGGTCAGACCGTTGCCGGCCTGCAGCCAATCGTTGGAGACGATATCGGCCGAGAGGCCCAATTGATGTTCGCTGGTCCCCGGTACGGCCACCCAGCGCCCGGCTTCCGCCACCGCCGCCTCGTAAGCGTAGCCCTGATTGAGATAGGTCTGAATTTCTTGCTGGTAGAGATACTGCTGCAGACTCGCGTCGCGGTAAGCAGAGCAGAGGCGTAAAAAAATGCCATCCTGCAGGGCGGCTGCAATCATATTCTGCATGGGCTCGACAACGCGCGCATCCATTTCGTAGTAACCGTCGACACTCTGCAGCAGCGCCGGTACATAATTGAGCGATAACCTGTTGGCAGAATTGACCAGAAAAAGCTGCCAGTTGTTCTCATCCGGCATTCTCTCCGTGGGTTCGATCGTGCCCGGATCTTCGGTGGGGTCGGGATCAGCAGCAGGGTCCTCCGGTTTCGCAGGGCCTACCGGCTGTCCGGGGTCTGCCGGTTTCGCGGGGTCTGCCGGTGGTTCACCCGACTCCGGATTGTTCGGTTCTGCCGCTCCCGGCGGCGAAGCCGGAGGGTTGGGCAGCAAAAAATCGAAGACGAAATAACCGATACAGCCAAGCAACGCAAGACCGAAGAGTATGACCAGCAGCCGTTTTATTTTGAGAGACATTTCGATTCCCTTCTTTTTTTAAACTGATTCTATTTTAACACAATCGTCTGCTTTTGTCAGCAAAGGCGGCGTTATTCTCCGGCGGATTCATAGAAAATTAAAATATGAGCAGGAGTTCCGTGCGCTGTACTGGAAATTATGCAAAAACAGTCTCTCTCTTTTTGCTTTTTTTTTGGAAAGAAGGTTTCTTGATGCTGCTGGCCGTTTGCTGGCTTATTTCGCTGCTGAGCATTGCCCTGCAATTCGCTCTGGTCAATTATGCCAAAGCCAATCCGCAGTGGACGGAGTCTGTTTATAGCCGCGGCATTTATCCAAAAATCGCTGCCGGTCTGCAAGGCTTGCATCGCTTTTTCCCTTTCTCTCTGGCAGAATTGCTGTTGCTGCTGTTCGCCGGGCTGGCATTCGCTTTCCTGGTTCAGAAAATTCCCGCCGTCCTCCGCCAACAACGCGCCGGTACGGCGCTCTGGAGCCTGCTGCGGCGCCCGCTTTGCCTGACCGTCACGGGGGCCTGCCTGCTCGCGCTGCTTTTTCAATTGAGCTGGGGTCTCAATTATTATCGGCTGCCGCTGGCGGATCAGCTCGGTCTGAGCGTGGAAGCAACGGCGCCTTCCCAGCTGCGCAATCTGACGCTGGAGCTGATCCGATCGGCCAATGCCTTGCGCAGCCAACTCTTTCAGTCCGCCAATGGCGCCATGGCCTTATCCGGCTCGCTTTCTTATTATTTTATCACCGCTCCCAGCTGGTATCAGACCGGTTATTTCGATGGCCGCTTGCCGCTTTTGAAGATCACGTCAGCAGTCAAACCGGTTGTGCTGTCCGGATTGATGTCTTTCAGCCAAATTACCGGTTTCTATTTTCCTTTTACCGGTGAAGCCAATGTCAATCTCAATGTGCCGGATGAGCAGATTCCCGCCACCATGGCTCATGAGCTGGCTCACCGTCACGGTTATGCCAGAGAGGATGAGGCCAATTTCATCGCTTATCTGGTGACCACCCAGCCTTTTTTAAGCCCGGAAGTACGTTACAGCGGCACCATGCTGGCTTTGTCGTACTGTCTGAATGCCTGTTATCAGGCGGACCCAGCCCATTATGCAACACTCTATGCAGAACTCAACGATCCGGTTGCGGCGGATTTTGCCTTCAGCCGCAGCTTTTGGCAGCAGTATGAGGGACCGGTGGAACAGGTCTCCACCGGCATCAACAATGGTTATCTGCAGAGCAACGGTCAGAGCGACGGGGTAGCGAGCTATGGCCGCATGGTCGATCTGCTGCTCGCCCTGGCCCGCTCGAAATAATCCCGGGCTTTCAGGAGAAGCCTGCTTGACAGGGACCAGCAGAAACCTTAGAATCAAGGAAGCAGCAACAGAGAAAGGGGTAATATTCTTGTACGATTTGTTAATCAAAAACGGCACCGTTGTGGATGGGACCGGCAAGAAGCGTTATCGCGCCGACGTGGCGGTACAAGATGGCCGGATCGCCCGCATTGCGCCGAAAATCAGCGAATCCGCCCGGCGCAGTCTGGACGCAGAAGGTTTGATTGTCTCTCCCGGCTTTATTGATTATCACAGTCACAGCGACAATGCCGTCTTGTTGGCACCCGACAGCTATAATTATCTGGAGCAGGGTGTCACCACCCAGATCACCGGCCAATGCGGCAGCGGTCCGGCTCCTGTGTTTGAAGACACCGCTTATCACGGCCAATATGGCCTTTCCGAAGAAGTTTGGCAAAAACTCTTGGCGGCGCGCCGGGATTTCCAAAGCTTTATGGCCTATGTCTCAACTCTGAGTTTGGGCACCAATTATGCTTTCTATATTCCGCATGGCAATGTGCGCGGCAAGGTCATGTATTACAGCCCGGCCAAGCCCACTGAAACGCAGATGCAGGCCATGCGGGCTCTGGTCCGCCAGGCCATGGAGTGCGGCTATCTGGGTATGACCAGCGGTCTGGTTTATGCCCCCTCTGTTTATGCCGATGTTGATGAGCTGGCGGAATTGTGCAAAGTGGTGGCGGAATACCATGGCAGTTATGCTTCCCACATTCGCGGCGAGGGGGATAAGCTGGTTTCCTCCGTGGCGGAAGCGCTGGAGGTCGGCCGCAAAGCCAACGTACCGGTAATTGTTTCCCATCTGAAGGTGCTGGGTCTGCATAACAAAGGCAAATCGTCGGTCATTTTAAAAATGATTGCCGACGCCAATGCCGAAGGCAGAATCGTACGTGCTGATCAGTATCCCTTCCTGGCCGGTTCCGCTCCGTTCATCGCGCAAATCCCGCCGAAATTCCTGACCGAAGGCAAAGAAGCCTTGCTGGAACGCCTGAAAGACTCTGATTTCCGCCAAGTTGTGGAACGCTCGATTTTCCATGAGACAGATGAATTCCAAAGTTCAATCTATGAAGCCGGTTATGACGGTTGCCTCCTGGTTTCTGCCGATGCCACCCCGCAGTATGTAGGCAGGAATATCGGAGAAATCGCCCGGACGGAAGGCAAGCAGCCGATTGATGTTGCCTGTGACATTTTGATTGCCAACGCCGGCGATGTCCAGGGTATTTATTTCTCCCAGAATAACGACGACATGCTGAATATTATTGCCCAGCCTTTTGTGATGGGCGGTTCCGACTGGAGCGACTATATCACCCATCGCGATCCGGAACAGATCTCCGGCGGACATCCGCGCGGCACCGGCACGATGACACACCGTTTGGAATTGCTGCGTGATCATGGTCTGCTGACCCTGGAAGACGCGGTGCACAGTATTACCGGCTTGCCGGCAGAAACGTCCGGACTCTGCGGTATCGGTGTTTTACAGGAAGGTATGCGGGCTGATATCACGGTCTTTGATTATGCCGCTGTGCGCTGCAATGCCGACTTTACGCATCCCTTCCGCAAAAACGATGGTATTTGTTATGTTGTTGTTGGCGGCGCGCTGGCCGTGGAAAACGGCAGCGCAACCGGCGTCAAGAATGGCGTGATCCTGAAAAAACGTGTGACAGAATCATAAAACACCGGAGAGACAGCATAAAAAAAACGTGTCCGTTCCGCCGCATGGCTGAACAGACACGTTTTTTGAATTTATTTATTCCTCAAGCAAGGCAAGCCGGGCTGCCGCTTTGGCATGGATCAGGGCGGTATCGTACGTCTTCAGCGGGCTGTTGTCGTCATGAATCAGCAGACCGATTTCCGTGCAGCCCAGGATCACCGCTTCGGCGCCGCGGGATTTTAAATCCTGCAGAATTGCCTGAAAGGTATGCAAGCTGTCTTGCCGAATGATGCCGTGACCCAGTTCTTCATGAATCGTATTCTGGATAAAATCTCTCTGCTGTTCCTGCGGCACGATCAGCTCGAGACCGCGTTTCTGCAGGATGTCCCGATAGAAAGGCATTTCCATGGTGAATTTCGTACCGGTCAGGGCAACCGTGCGGATGCCATCCGCCAACAGTTGATCGGCAGTGACTTCGGCGATATGCAGGAAGGGCAAGCCGGTAGCCCGAATCACGTCATCCGCCACCAGATGCATGGTGTTGGCGGCTATCAGAATGAAATCGGCGCCGCCGGCTTTCAGTTTAAGTCCGGCCTCGGCCAGGATTCGGCCTGCTTCCGGCCAGTTGCCGCTGCGCTGAATCGCTTCAATCTCAGCGAAATCGACGCTGTAGAGCAGGATTTTGGCACTGTGCTCGCCGCCCAGTTGTTCCTGAATATAAGCATTGATTTCACGATAATAGGTGATACTGCTCTGCCAGGTCATACCGGCCAGAATACCGATGGTTTTCATTTTACTTCGCGCTCCTTTGTTTTATTCCCGCGGCTTCTTTTCTGCGGCCGATCCCGCTGCCAAAGTACAGCCCGCCGCGATTTTGCTAAATATGAAACAATTCCACTAATTTATCGGTGGCTTTTAAGCCGGAACCGGTCAGTTCCAGAACGGGAATCTCTTGGGCCGTAATCACACCCAAGCGTCGCAGTTGAGCCAGACCCGCCGCCACCACGCCGCTGGTTGGTTCCACGTAAAAACCGGCTGCCGCCAGCCCTTTGACTCCCTGCAGGATCTCCTCTTCTTCTACGGCGATGATGCGGCCGCCGCTGGCG
This window harbors:
- a CDS encoding M15 family metallopeptidase, encoding MDARVVEPMQNMIAAALQDGIFLRLCSAYRDASLQQYLYQQEIQTYLNQGYAYEAAVAEAGRWVAVPGTSEHQLGLSADIVSNDWLQAGNGLTADFETDPAFAWLAAHASTYGFILRYPEDKQDITKIGYEPWHYRYVGTEAAAVIAAEGLCLEEYLATGN
- a CDS encoding DUF3810 domain-containing protein; this translates as MLLAVCWLISLLSIALQFALVNYAKANPQWTESVYSRGIYPKIAAGLQGLHRFFPFSLAELLLLLFAGLAFAFLVQKIPAVLRQQRAGTALWSLLRRPLCLTVTGACLLALLFQLSWGLNYYRLPLADQLGLSVEATAPSQLRNLTLELIRSANALRSQLFQSANGAMALSGSLSYYFITAPSWYQTGYFDGRLPLLKITSAVKPVVLSGLMSFSQITGFYFPFTGEANVNLNVPDEQIPATMAHELAHRHGYAREDEANFIAYLVTTQPFLSPEVRYSGTMLALSYCLNACYQADPAHYATLYAELNDPVAADFAFSRSFWQQYEGPVEQVSTGINNGYLQSNGQSDGVASYGRMVDLLLALARSK
- a CDS encoding D-aminoacylase codes for the protein MYDLLIKNGTVVDGTGKKRYRADVAVQDGRIARIAPKISESARRSLDAEGLIVSPGFIDYHSHSDNAVLLAPDSYNYLEQGVTTQITGQCGSGPAPVFEDTAYHGQYGLSEEVWQKLLAARRDFQSFMAYVSTLSLGTNYAFYIPHGNVRGKVMYYSPAKPTETQMQAMRALVRQAMECGYLGMTSGLVYAPSVYADVDELAELCKVVAEYHGSYASHIRGEGDKLVSSVAEALEVGRKANVPVIVSHLKVLGLHNKGKSSVILKMIADANAEGRIVRADQYPFLAGSAPFIAQIPPKFLTEGKEALLERLKDSDFRQVVERSIFHETDEFQSSIYEAGYDGCLLVSADATPQYVGRNIGEIARTEGKQPIDVACDILIANAGDVQGIYFSQNNDDMLNIIAQPFVMGGSDWSDYITHRDPEQISGGHPRGTGTMTHRLELLRDHGLLTLEDAVHSITGLPAETSGLCGIGVLQEGMRADITVFDYAAVRCNADFTHPFRKNDGICYVVVGGALAVENGSATGVKNGVILKKRVTES
- a CDS encoding aspartate/glutamate racemase family protein — protein: MKTIGILAGMTWQSSITYYREINAYIQEQLGGEHSAKILLYSVDFAEIEAIQRSGNWPEAGRILAEAGLKLKAGGADFILIAANTMHLVADDVIRATGLPFLHIAEVTADQLLADGIRTVALTGTKFTMEMPFYRDILQKRGLELIVPQEQQRDFIQNTIHEELGHGIIRQDSLHTFQAILQDLKSRGAEAVILGCTEIGLLIHDDNSPLKTYDTALIHAKAAARLALLEE